A single Phragmites australis chromosome 4, lpPhrAust1.1, whole genome shotgun sequence DNA region contains:
- the LOC133914286 gene encoding protein NEGATIVE GRAVITROPIC RESPONSE OF ROOTS-like, whose product MSIGTLGNDEPPPAQEQDLPEFAVEEVKKLQDALERLLRRAKSKSSTRGSGADADSPPLDRFLNCPSSLEVDRRVQTKHSEGEGDLSPDTKIILTKARDLLDNRSGNIKQKSFKFLLKNMFVFNGGFFAPAPSLKDPVESRMGKLFRTVLGKKINARSGNGTAMSKKYFVEDGPKGKRRGDRRRGCQDGEGEESCRWDRTDSEFIVLEI is encoded by the exons ATGTCCATCGGCACGCTTGGAAACGATGAGCCTCCTCCGGCGCAGGAGCAGGACCTGCCGGAGTTCGCCGTGGAGGAGGTGAAGAAGCTCCAGGACGCCCTGGAGAGGCTCCTCCGGCGAGCCAAGTCCAAGTCCAGCACCCGCGGCTCAGGGGCCGACGCGGACAGCCCGCCGCTGGACAGGTTCCTCAACTGCCCGTCCAGCCTCGAGGTGGACAGGAGGGTTCAGACGAAGCACAGCGAGGGTGAGGGCGACCTCTCGCCGGACACCAAGATCATACTGACCAAGGCCAGGGACTTGCTTGACAACCGCAGCGGCAACATCAAGCAGAAGTCGTTCAAGTTCCTGCTCAAGAATATGTTCGTCTTCAATGGCGGCTTTTTCGCGCCGGCGCCGAGCTTGAAGGATCCCGTGGAATCAAGAATGGGGAAG TTATTTCGGACGGTGCTGGggaagaagatcaatgccaggTCCGGCAACGGCACAGCAATGTCGAAGAAGTACTTCGTGGAGGATGGACCTAAGGGGAAGAGGCGAGGTGATCGTCGCCGTGGCTGCCAAGATGGGGAGGGGGAAGAGAGCTGCAGGTGGGACAGAACAGATTCTGAAT TCATTGTTTTGGAGATATGA
- the LOC133915964 gene encoding SPX domain-containing protein 5-like yields the protein MKFGKRLKKQIEESLPEWRSQFLNYKELKRRVNAVSSPAPSPAADADFLTLLNAEVDKFNHFFLEQEEEFIIRQRELQERIQRAAEAKPAPAVEAEIARIRREVVDFHGEMVLLLNYSSINYTGLAKILKKYDKRTGGVLRLPVIAGVLQQPFFTTELISKLVKDCEAMMEAVFPAAEVISAAKDHEELEALAVAEQSIFRNTVAALLTMQEVRSGSSTIGHFSLPPMAPLPESDWLLRSVQPPSPLIPTQ from the exons CAACTACAAGGAGCTCAAGCGTCGCGTCAACGCCGTCTCCTCCCCGGCGCCATCCCCAGCCGCCGACGCCGACTTCCTCACCCTGCTCAACGCCGAGGTCGACAAGTTCAACCACTTCTTCCTCGAGCAGGAGGAGGAATTCATCATCAGGCAGAGG GAGCTGCAGGAGAGGATCCAGAGGGCGGCTGAGGCGAAGCCGGCTCCGGCCGTGGAGGCGGAGATCGCGCGCATCCGGAGGGAGGTCGTCGACTTCCACGGCGAGATGGTGCTGCTCCTCAACTACAGCAGCATCAACTACACGGGCCTCGCCAAGATCCTCAAGAAGTACGACAAGCGCACCGGTGGCGTGCTCCGCCTGCCCGTCATCGCCGGGGTGCTGCAGCAGCCgttcttcaccaccgagctcatCTCCAAGCTCGTCAAGGACTGCGAGGCCATGATGGAGGCCGTCTTCCCCGCCGCCGAGGTCATCTCAGCCGCCAAGGATCATGAGGAGCTCGAGGCGCTGGCCGTTGCCGAGCAGAGCATCTTCCGCAACACCGTCGCCGCGCTGCTCACCATGCAGGAGGTCCGCAGCGGCAGCTCCACCATAGGCCACTTCTCACTGCCGCCCATGGCACCTCTGCCGGAGTCCGACTGGCTGCTCCGGTCCGTCCAGCCGCCGTCTCCATTGATCCCCACGCAGTGA